TATGTTGTTCGATGGTAAAAGTACCGAAGGATGGCGTGCGTACAATGGTGATGAACTTCCTCCCGGATGGATTGCCAAGGATGGCGCCCTCACCTTTGATACGGAATTGGGATTGGAACAGGATTATACCGGTGGCAAGGACATTATCTACGGTGCCGAAGAATTTGAAAACTTTGAACTCTATTTGGAATGGAAATTACCGGAAGGTGGCAACAGTGGTATTTTTTACCATTTAAAGGAAGGCTATGGCGGTCCGCCCGAAGTGGCTCCGGAATATCAACTAATAGACGATGAAAACTATGCCAAGATCCATGATCTTACCGCGTACAATAAAAGTTTGGGCTACACGGAGAAGCCGGAAGAACTAAAACCGCTACAGCAAACCGCTTCCGATTATGCTATGCACCCTGCCGACCAAAGTAAAAAAATATTGAATCCGGTCGGGGAATGGAATTCAACTAGAATTGTTTTTACACCGGAAAAAGTAGAACATTGGTTGAACGGCCAAATGGTACTATCCTTTGTTCC
Above is a window of Maribacter algicola DNA encoding:
- a CDS encoding 3-keto-disaccharide hydrolase codes for the protein MKKLKFLPILFIIVLSCKSEKKEDHPTETSEKEAPEEWIMLFDGKSTEGWRAYNGDELPPGWIAKDGALTFDTELGLEQDYTGGKDIIYGAEEFENFELYLEWKLPEGGNSGIFYHLKEGYGGPPEVAPEYQLIDDENYAKIHDLTAYNKSLGYTEKPEELKPLQQTASDYAMHPADQSKKILNPVGEWNSTRIVFTPEKVEHWLNGQMVLSFVPWSEDWYERKNSDKWKNSEDYGKFKTGYIGLQDHSSPIWFRNIKIKKL